GTCTGTGGTCCCTACAGCCCAGGGGGCTCTGAGCTCTGGCTGGTATCACTCCTATCCAGAGATGGGACTCAGGACGAGTGGTCAAGTAGTGAGCAGCAGAAAGTGTCTGGGTCATGGGAGGAGGCTGGATGCAGCAGGGCCTGGGCGGAGCAGCATAGGAGAGTGATTCACAGCAACTCTGATGGTGGTGGGTTTCTCTCTGcggtggggtggggccagggcacTGGGCTGGGTATGGGGCTGGGCCCGAGGTCAGCACCTGCTCCGCTCCAGACCATGCTGCAGCAGGGCGAGGCCATGCACTGCCCGCAGTGCCAGATCGTGGTGCAGAAGAAGGATGGCTGTGACTGGATCCGCTGCACTGTCTGCCACACCGAGATCTGCTGGGTCACCAAGGGCCCCCGCTGGGGCCCCGGGGTGAGTCTCCTGGGGAGCAGAGGGTGAAGGggagtgtggtggggagggggcctgagAGCAGGGATTGGACAAGTCAGCCCCTGGGCCACGTCCACCCCATTGCCTGCAGTTGGACAGCTCATGAAGTAAGaacatctttacatttttaaaaatggttgcaAATATccaaagaagaatattttgtgacatgtaaAAAATTTACGAAGCCCAAATTTTAGTGTCCAGAAGTAAATTTTTATGGGAGCCCCGCTCATTTGTTTACGtgctgtctgtggctgcttttgtgctacaaaaGCAAGAACCATCCGGCCCTTTACAGAAATAtttgcccacccctgccccagaggACAGTGGCTAAGGCCACAGAGGTGGTGGTGGCTCCCTGCTCTGGCACATGTTGTGTGGTTACtgccttctctgagcttcagtttcttcatctgtaaaatggaagggaTAGCAGGGCCTGTCTCAGTCTTATCAtcagaatgaaatgaaaagaatgcAAGAGCAATCTTAGCGCAGTGCCTCTGGTGCCTGGTGAGCTCAAAGCACGGTCACTGTCATCGAGGGGAGTTCCCAGAACTGGGTCTTGTCATTGTTAGATACAGGCGGACAGTGAGACAGGTAAAGGCAGAAGGAGCCACCTTCTCTCATGCCACGTGTGCTGCCCCACCCGAATATGCAGAGACCCATCAGGTCCTTTCCGGCTTTGGGTCGAGGGGTGGGTAGACGGAGACCACGTCCGTGGAGCTATGGGAGCCCAGAAAGGCCTTGAGGGCTGCCTCCATCCAGTGGCTGAGGCTGAGAAGGCCATTCTCAGCAGGGGACATGCCTGAgcaagggctgggggtgggagtgtgCGCTTCGAGGGTGTGATGGGGTATACGGAGCTGGGGCCCTGGGTTCACTGTCCTgaccttctcttctcttccccgcCATCCTCTAGGGGCCAGGAGACACCAGTGGGGGCTGCCGCTGCCGGGTGAATGGGATTCCCTGCCACCCCAGCTGTCAGAATTGCCACTGAGCCAAGGGTGGCCTGGTCCCCATGCTGGCCCCGCCCCACATCAGCAAGCTGCTGTGGGACAGGGCAGGTACTTCGGTGATTTCTGACCTGGGAGATGCCTTTGCGCTTGGCTGAGATAAGGGGCCCTGAAAAGGCTAAGGCCCCTGAGCTGCATGGATGGCCTCTGCATTATCTATGGGCATTGCAGGGGCCTCTCCCGAGCTGGCTGTTGTCCACGGCTGCATCTGCCCCAGTGCCTTTGCCCTTCCCCTGGGACTTGCCAGCCAGACCTCTCATCTCTTCTCTGTGGCTCCCATCTCTGCCAAACCCAGCCTTAAACACAGCCCTGGCCAGAGGCCTTGCTGGATGGAGCCTCTGAGAGCCCTGTGAGAGTCCACACTCCCTCATCCACCACCCTCATCTGCTGAACGCTGAGCACTCACAACCCACCACCTCCCCTGTCAGCTTTCTGGGAGTGATTTTCTCTGGCTTTGCTGTTGGGGGCCTGGGGCCTCCTAGAATTGCTGCTAATCCTGTTCAGAGCCAGGAGGGAGACCTGGCAGTTTCTAAAGTACAGCCCAGCTGGTCCAGCTTCGGTGTCTCCCTCTTTGCCACCTGTGTAAACTAATTAAAATGGTTTTCCAGGAAGGGATGAGTGTCATGTTGTGAGAGGGAGTGAAAGGGTCATGGGCTGAGACTCTGCGCACAGGCAGGCCACCAGGCTCTCCAGGAATGGTAGCCAGAGGTTGCTATGTTGGCCCTGTCAGTGTAGACTGAGGGTGCAGCTGAACACTGGGATCCTTGCGCCGGACTTGGCATCTCATGCCCACTTGAGGGGCCGGATGCTTTGGGTCAACATCGGCTTGCAGTGTGTTTAGAGTCCTCAAGGCAGGGTCTGCAGGTCAGCATGGGcttgagggggagggaagggctgggtCAGGGGCTTCAGGCTGGCAGGAAAGGTTGGCTGCAAACTTCTGGCCTCTCAGTGGGCGTCCAGGGTTGGGGAAGAGATATTTCAGGAAAAGGCGAAGCTGCAGCAGTTGTGGGGTGAAGCTGTCCATCCTAGTTTTTACATCTCAGGCAAGATGGCACAGTATTGGTCCAGTACTGTTCATTAATACCCACTCTGTGCTGATCAGAGATTAATAAAACATGGTTCTGGGTGTCCATTTTGTAAGTTTTTACCTCATTCTctgacccctcctcctccacgctaCCCCTCCCCCTCTGAGATCTGATGTTTGAGGCCAGCACACTGAGCCGGGATGTGGATCATCATTACAGCAGGTGGAGGGCATCTCTGCTGTCCAAAGTCTGGACTCTAGGCTCCAGGAGTTGGGGCATGTGGATTGGGTGTGTAGGGAAGGGCTTATTCTAGACCCTGGAAAGGCATTGCCATCTTGTCCTCGGGAATCAGGGCTCAAAAGAGACCCCAGGCACTGTACGCAGAGAGATCAAAGGACATGAGTGCCTTCCTGCTCTGCCCCTGTGGGTCTGGTGAAGGGCACCCCCTGCACTGGGAGAGCATGGGGCCAACTGCTTGCCTTTaccagctcctccctcctctctttcctgtcGGGGCCTATCTTGGCATCACCTCAGGGGCCTGTGCACAAGAGGAAAACGGAGACCATTCTCTTGGTGTACAGGTGCAAACTGGTACACCCTAGGCTGTAACCAGTCTACCCagtattttagaaatttgaattggttgccagtatttttaaattggaggtACTGCATTAAAGTCCAGATGCCCAGCTTTTCTTGAAAAAGTCGAAGCTTGGTAATCATGGGTCCAGAGTTGTGTGATGGCTCCTTCACCACAGTCCTTGTCACTCCCAGCGCTCCTCACACCAAGGCTTTCCAGTGCCCTGGCACCATTCTATTTCCAACGAGTATTAAGAGGTATTAATGAAGCATTTCTTCACCCCTGGCTGTGTGAAAAGTGAGGACAAGACAGGTggcagggttgggggcagggctGCACGGGCCATGTCTTTCAGTTGGCCCACTCCATCTATACCAATTTGGGCAGCGAGTTTATTTTTGCTGCAGCCAAGTTGGCGGGGGGTCAGGAGGGCAAATGGAGCGGTGCAGGGCTGTCCCAGGGTTCAAGCCTCTGGCACCAGACTTCACATGCCAGTGGGCGAAGGATCTAAAATGGGCAGGCTCACGAATGCTCCAACCACAGGGTCAAGTGGAGGTGCCTCCCCAACCCAAGGTGTCACCCCATGCCAGGCCCCAGCGCCAACTCTCCAGGGAAGACCTGAAACCAAACCCCAGAGGCTTTGGGCTCCATCCACCTACCTGAGGAAGCACCAAGTGTACTTGTGTGACACAATCTTTCTCTCCGGGAGCAGGGAAAGGCGAGGGGAAGCACATTGCTCAGATAAAGAGCTGCTGGCGGGGGCAGGAAGTGGCATATGGGCCCCATGGCCTGTGCCAGAGCTCCACGTGGCTTCTAGAGTCTGGGGCTGCCACGAATCACTCATTTCAAGAGCAGGAAGCTGGAGGCGAGCCCACGGCCTTGCTGGCTCACAAAGGCTGCTGGGCAAATTCCAACCATATGGAAGTCCGGAGAAAAGAATACTAGCAAGTCAAGGGCCTTTGTGAGGATAGGAAAAAAGGCAGCAGGAGGCACCAGCAGCAAACTTGGAGGGGACAGTAAGgcgaaggaaagaagaaaaagccagGCTGAGCCTCGGGTCTCAACATCTCTTACCTGGATTTGGCAAAAGCCTCTGGTCTCTTCTTCAGGTGGGATCAAAAGGAAATCATTatgaacaaaagacactcctattatcactcaggaaattctaaGGATTTTAGGGGAACTAGGGACAAAATGCAAATGTTTACTACACTGGACTTCCCCTTCCTTCAATTTTCCATTTATCAAAATTCTCGTTAACATTCAATGACCGACTCCTATGAAactgccactgaaaacaaactgctCCTTCCACACAACTCTCCGGTGTGAGCTCCCAGAAGCAGGGCAGTGTCCTGGCCAGCCGTGTCCTCCACAAGTCAGGTCAAAGGAGAGCATGGGTAGCCGGCCTGCAGTGGTGGGACACAGTCAAGCAGCTGAGTGATGCCTGCTCAGCCCTGGGCCGCCTGACATCTCCACTCAAGGCCAAGGAAATGGTAAATGTCCCAGACAACATGGATTCTTGTCTCaggtgaaacagaaacagaactgcAGGTGTTGTCTAAGCAAGATCTCCAGGCAGGTTGAGGCCAACCAGGAGTCCACAGACTACAGCGCAGCTCCGGGTCcggggtggaggccagggaacGTCACAGCCAGATGTCTAAGACCAGAGCCACTCCCAACAAGGAAAGAATGACTGATGAGGAGACCAGTAACCACATATGGCTGTTTATTTCATACAGGGCTCTGTAcaaaatatttacacatattcTTTACAGAATAGTAAACCACCTGAAGGTAAAAAGATAATGCTTTCTTCTCACTGGCGAGAATCCTGACGTCAGCAAAGCGGTAAAAGAAATGAACTTTCTCCTTCCTAGGCCACAACAGAAGCAAGTGCCACCTGCTTCCTGGGATCCAAAAAGCCATGGCCTGGGGACCCTGATCACATGcacctcctttcctcttccccatcAATTCCTTCACTATTTACAGAAAGGCCTGATAGCCTGTGGCAGGAGGGGCCTTTGCTGTCCATTTGTGAAGATGACAAGAGGACAAACTTGTTGTGGGGGAAGACTGGGAAGATCTGTCACATCATCGGGATCCTGGAAGAATTTCCTTTGTCTTGATGAATCTACCACTTTCTAGATTAATCCAACCACATCACACTCACCCCGGGTGAGACTCCTGCTATGGAGTCTGACCCACCACTTTGAGCTTTTCTTGGCTGTAAAGTGCTTCGTGTAACTCAGCGTAGACAGACGCCTCTCCTAACTGCTCTGGGCTTGCGGGCACTTGGCACGTCAAATGCCCTGCACTGGGCACACCGTGGGCATTTGGAAAGGATGTGGGTTCTGGGTGTGGTGGAGTGCTTCTGGCATGTTTACTTTAAGAAAAGACCTGCCAAGAGAGAACAGTGCCCGCGACAGACcaggaaaataaaagtacatgGCTGCTTCATATTATACACTCCAATTCTTCAAAGCAGCAAAAGGCACTTTTTTCTCAAGCCACAGTTAATCTAAAACAAACCTGGCTTCACTTACAGGAAAGCTGTACCAGAAGAACTGAATGATCCATCTTGTTCCCTAAGGCCTAGAGAGTCCTCAGGAAGCCTGGGACAGGGAGCTTACCGTCCCACGCTCCTACCACTCCTCAGTTTGTCCCTTTCTGGGTGCTGACAAGTTCCCAGTGACATTTCCAACCAGGAAGGAGAGACCAGCAGTTGAGGAGAGAAATCCAACCCAAAAAACAAAGCCAAGGTGGTGAGTGGGGGCCAATTTGGGAGGAGAAGGGTGATGTGAAgaaaataggaaggaaggaaggaagggaagctgGACAAGAAGTGGGCACTTTGGACGTGTACAAATAGCAACTCTGGctaaagtaaaatgttaaataattgaGTAAAAAGGAAACGTCAGCGTTTTAGAAACTCATCCTTCTGAtgagaactatttttttttcccatgaaggaactcttattttaaaatgagggtaCTTTACATGTTGGATGTATGTAATTCTAAAAATAGTAGTAAAAGTGTCTTTTTAATAAGCATCTCATGTGGCTTGTGGGAGAGaatagggagggaaaaaaaaagcaggcaaaaCCCAGTCTGTCTGAACCCTAAAACTTAACATTCCTTCCTATTTGTCTGGAAATGCCCAAGTGACTTCTAGGCTGAAAATAGGTAGGATTTACCTGGTAACCTAGTTCACATGTGTCTCTCAGATTTCTGACCAACTACTGGAGCTATTCTTAAAAGGGGCCAACCTTGCCTCCGGGCTAGCCTCCTCTGCCCCTTCACCTTCATTCCAACCTCTGACTTCTTTAGCAGCAGCTCCATCCTTCTTTGTCCGGGTAAAGCAGACAGAATGGGAGGAGCCACCAGGAGGCATTCAGAGGTCCAGCTTATTTACTATTGAGCAGCCAAGACATCCCCCAGTGACCAGTTCCAGTCCAAAAGCAGCTGGGAGCTCCAGAAACCCACTTCCTCCAACACGAGAGGAGGCAGTGGAGAGCCCACTCAGAAGCCCACTGTGAGGGAGAAAGAGTTCCATGCTCAGGCCCCCATGTGCCCGGTGTCAGGCAGGCTCTGCTACTGGCCTCTGAAGCAAAGGCAACCATGGACGGGAGGGAAGGGTGGCAGGAATAGAAAACCCTTGACAGAAACCCTTTTAATAAAGGAAATTCCACCCCCTCCCAATCCATCCATGGAAGGGTGAGACCTTGATTTCACGTAAGAGGAAGTGTCTTCTCTGGCTTTTATGGAAACAGCTGCAGTTGAAACTTCGGGGCCCACTCCAGGGCACTTTTCACTACAGCCAGAGCGGCCGCTCCAAGTGCCACTGTCAGCCCCATCACTGCCAGCTTCACAAAGCGGTTGGTCCTTGGTTTGGTCAGGACATCTTTTGTTCGATCCTCAGTCCGCAGAAGTCCCCGAAACCGCTGCCGCAGCACCATGTCAGGCCTCTGCTGGGCTGATGCCAGCTCAAAGTCTTTGAAGGTAGAGGCTGCCGTTCTGTAGaggggaaggagacagaaggaggaaatgggatgaaagaaggggaaaaaactaGGCTAAACAGGCTGAGGGCAGAGCCATCCATTCAGAAAACTCTTCTTCATAAAGACCCAGGAAGTCTCAAGTGAGGATTCCACTGGCATAAGCACAGGTTTCTGGAAATacctccccagccctgtccccaccaGACACAACCTTCCAGCATTTCTGCTCACTAACAAACACCCTTGTTCAACCAGGGCCTTGGCTTCACTCACTTCTCTGCTCGCTGCTGGGCAGCTGCCTCCCGAGCAAGTTCGGACGGGGGAAACTGAACAAAGAGGTCCCCTGCTCTGCTGATCAGCGTCTCATAGGGCAGGTCCTGAGGGATCTGGGACAGCAGGTGGTGGACCGAGGCCATGTCACAGTCACAATCCAGGACTTCCTGCTCTCGATACAACACGATCTGTGGGGAGCAAGGCCTTGCATCAGAGACCAGAACATCCAGGACCTTGGCCACTTCATTTCATTCTCCTTAGAGATGAATTTAAATTGGTAACAAACGGGCTCACCCCCAACGTTCATCACATTCTTGTATCCATCTAGGAAGCAATGATGTACATATCTGAGTGCTTTTACCCCTGGGCTAGCCCTTCCTGCTGGAGGCAAACTTTCACCTCGCGATGTGGAAGGCTGACCAATTACATGAAGGAGATTCTtttaggaggaaggaaaggaggggaattACTAGACATTCCTGGAGCTCCAGCATAGAAGAAATGCTTCAGGACAGTAGAAAGAATGTTCTTTAAAGAACAACAAAGAGTGCCACgagtccccacctccaccctcatgCCCTTCTAATAACTGGAGCCCCCAACCCCAACTGAAAGCCAGGTCAATTTTTCTATCATAATGCCACGCCTCTTCTTGTCTTAAACCCAGAGTTGGCCATCTATACTAGCTCCAGGAAGTGTCAATAGAAACCCTGATAATTCACAATGTATGTGAGCATTTTAAAGGTTCAGAAGAATTAAGCAGTAAACAAATCAAATCTGTTTAACTTTAACCAGCATTTCTCAAAACTTGTTTTTACATGGAACAATTTTTTCTCCCATGGCGCTCCCATTAACATTCTGCAGAATAGTGTCCTGGGATGCCAGCCTGGGAAGTACTGTCTTTTGCATCTTCAATCATTAGGTTTCCTTTTAGGGAAAATGATCAAGCTGGACTGGATGATGTGCACCTAGCTGCTGGCTCATGGTCTGTACTTACCACAGCTGCAAAGTAAATGGGCATCAGCGGGTGGCAGGCCAGGAAGAAGTCATATAACCGCACAACATGCCTGAAGTCAGACAGGACGTGTCCAAACCAGGTGATGAGCCAGCTGAGGGCAAAGATGGTCCCCACCTCGGCACTAGGGGCAAGGAAAGCTAGGTGTTAGGTTCCCTACTGAGCCAtcccttcctgcttcctgggcctTCTCTGTCCTCTGTGCTGTGAGAAGAAAGCATTTGGGAAACACGATTTCTAGAAAAGTCAGTCACCTACAAATTCAGCATCTTTGTACCCACCACCATGATGCTAATATCACAATAGGGCCCTGGTTGCCTTATCTCCCTGGATGCTCTCCTGATGGCCAACAAATGTCAATTACAGGGACAAGAATCAACTGTCTTCAGAGAACTATACCGTGCTTTTCCTTTTGAGAAAGCCACAGCCTTTTGAGGGGCTCAGGCACATATTCTCAGGTTTGAAAACACAACGGTATTAATTTTATAGTTAACATGAGATGACTGAAACACCTTAAGacacagccattattaaaaaaaaaaaagagagagagaggggcaggcATTGGCCAAGAACACACTTCCAtctaaagagaagagaaaagtcaTAAGAGAATTGCAAAGAAGTATTTCTTCTCCTTGGTATGTGATGAATAAAACAACCCACAGATGGCCCTGTCTTTCTCGCCTCTGGATCCTATAAGACTCTGTACTTCTCTTGCAGCAATAACCTCAGAGTCTACGCTGACATACTTACCTTGTCCACCTCTCCCCATTAGATGTACGCTCCTCAAGGGCATGGGCTGTAACATCTCTTGTATCCCCAAAAGAGCACAGCACACAGATAATATGAAAGACTGTGTACAGAACTGAATTATCCAAATTGCTGGTAACTGGAAAGGACAACTCAAAAGAACTTAACACTAATCAACATAAGATGATGATGCAATTGAGCTAGACTTGTGAGGAATAAACAAAGGCTAGGAGAAAGCTGAAGAGGGGTGTGTAAACACACATAAATGTAGACACATATATACCTCTGCATGAAGTCATGGAGTTCTGGATTCACCTGGTCAATGATGGGCATCAGATAGTTTAATATATGCTTGGTGTTGTCCATTGTTGGATCCATGAAATCCCTAAAGGGAGACAATTCAATGAGCTTGGTCAGACCAAACACTCAGACCAGGGTTGAGGGGCAGTAGGGTGGAGTGGGGCTCAAACCACTAAAAACACTGACGAGAAAATGGGCTGAGGAGTTATCCCCAGGCGGGGCTTGAGGAATGATACCCATCCTTTGCACTGGTACCTGAGGTGGTGGGTAGATAATTTTTCTACCAGGGATGTCGCCAGCCTCTCGCCTACCACCAGCAGAAATGTGACCACGATGTCATGGTAGCCCTGGTAATAGTGCAGCTGAGGGTTGCGCTCCAAGATGAGGAGGATGATGTCAATCAGTTCTTCCTGGAgcccttctctctgttcttctggcatgcctgggaggggagggcaagggAAATGCACTTGAACATGACAAGCAACCTAGTAACATGGAGGTTAGGAAGATGGTCAGCAGTGGATTTGCAGAGAAAgtgtttaataaaaattaattacaaacgATTTGGCAACACACTCAAGATCTATACACTGCTGACACCACCTGGAATATAGGAAAGAGCCACAGACTGGCAACCTTACAGTGGGGGAACCCAGCCAACACCATCTTAACCAAGTCACCACAGTTCACACCAGTAGGGTGACTATTCAACAGCATATACCTCCTGATAtgacacagtggaaagaactcAGCATCACTTCAGTGGAATTCCTATCAAGAGTGCATAAACTGAATCTTATAATGAAGAAATACCAGagaaacccaaactgagggaaattttataaaacaactCACCTGTCATAAAATACAAAGGAACTATTCTAGAAATAAAGGAGGCTAAAGAGATACGAAGACTGAATGGGAAAAGcatgaatttgtatttctttttcctataaAGGATATTATTGGGATAAATGGTGAAATCTAAAATCTGTAGCTTAGACAGCAGTATTTTTCAGTGTTGTTACTGATTTTGATAAGTGTGATAaacctggtttttaaaaaatacaccctGAAATATTTAGAGGTAAATGAGTACTGTGTGTGTAATTTATTCTTaaacatttcagagaaaaatttatgtgtgtgtagaaagagaaggagagagagaaagcaaatatgGTAAAATGCTAACACATAAGGAAATCTGGGTAAAAGGTACCTGGCGAATTCTATGttctatttttgcaacttttctgtaggtataaaattatgtaaaaacaaaaagtttaagaGATGCATGTTCCCCTCAGAACCAGACTAAGTATCACAGGAAGTACTGATCTCCTTGATCCAAAGGCGCAGCTGGAAACAGGAAGCCTGTCCTGGAAGCTCTGTCAGAGGATGCAGCTGGTTCTGGCGGTGGTCAAGTGTGGCTCCTCATCGGCTTTTAGTATAAAAATGCCAGCGCTTGGCCTCATGACCTGTTTTAGAAGAACAGTACACAGCACAGCCTTCCTACACCTTAGGTTTTCCAGTCAAAAACAGATCTTGTGAGAGAAAACAGCTACTGTAAGGGGCCAGACCAAATTGAACAAAGGTTTTTATGTGAGAGCAAAGCCCATCTCTTGCCCATATTTACCCCACCCCTTCTCATAAAGGCATACTCtgaaagataaaagagaaaatgaagtaaaCCAAGCACTATGGATAGATAAAGTAATGAgagtaatgagaaaaaaagttaaactttGAATTCTATATAAAAGTATAGTGATCAGTATAAAAGTGATCAGCTAAGCTCAGAAGAACATTGATGTAGAAAAAATATGAAACCACACAGGATGTTCAGCCTACAGAAAGAATGAGACAGATGTCACATATATGGAAGAGGGATAAAGGTTTCAGAAGGAAAACAGGTTACCGAGGGAAAAATATGGGACACATCTGTCCTATGTGGTCTCATCAAGACCAGCAGGATAGGAAAAGGGCATTGGAGCACAGGCATATGTTTTTATCAAAACCAAAATGGCAGGCTTCTGCCAATCACAAGAGCCTTTCCAGGGACCAAGGGTGCAAGCAGGAAAGAAGGCCCTTTAACAGACAAAATCCACTACCAGGGCATGGGTTCAGAAGAGTCAAGCAACGGATTTAGAGGCTCTAGTAATTCTCCTCTCCTCATGGACCTAAAGGTGGAGTTGcccaagaaagaaaagtagatCCTCAGCATGAGGTTTGCTGCCCAGTTTCCTTCGCTGTGAAAGTGGAGACAGTGGTCATTCTACTCATTATTCCTGGGAATGGGGAGGTGATTTTAGGAACAGACCCTTTAAACATGTAGTGACTGCCACTCCTTATAGTGCAAGGGCTCCAATATATGCACATGCAAGATACTACTATTTATAAttctaaacaaatgaaaatattaatagatCTTGTTATTGACCAGTTCCAAGCCAATCTATTCTTCAAAGCCAGATTGATGGCTCTAGCAATCCCTACAAAATCTCTTCTGTGGCTGTGAAGGTGGGAAGACCCTGTTCTCTCATTTACCACCTCTGGGCCAAATTATTTTTGGCTCCGGCTTTCACAGTTGGGGTCTGAGTGGACTGAGTCAATGAAAGAATGACTCAGCAGACTGGGAGCACAATGGGTCCCTGAGGGGGCAGGGTCCCGCATGTAGTCACACTGTGTGCTGGGATGGAAACTTCCTGATACTAGCAAGCACCAACACAGGAAAGTAAGTGCAACTGGGACAGAAGACCCCCATGGAAGACTGAAAGCACGTCTTACCAGGAGGGAACCGCCGTAAAGACCGCCTGACATCCAGCAGCACTTGTTGGTAGTCCTTGCTTATCTGTCGTAGGTCCTTCCCTATTGGAGGAAAAGGAACATGTTACTGCAGGAATATCTGCAAAGCCAGAACAGGAGCAGAACACTCTGGTATGACACAAAAGGCCAGGAAGACATACTTCAGCTTTTTCTTGAAGATGCAACATGACTCAAGATACAACACTGGGAGAGGAATCCCTAGTTACTTCCAAACATACTGTTTCATGCAAGTCATGGTGACTTGTGAGGAGGGAACACAGATTATCCAAGAGGCGACAGATGAGGTGGAAAGAGGAGCAGAGGAGAAGTCACgaggccaggagcccagggcaggctgcCACTGTGCTCACGGGAACTGCTCTAAATTTCAAAGTccacaactgtaaaatgggaattattcTCTTCCATAGGATCAAATAAGAGCATGAAAGTGGAAACCACAGGACCACTGGAAAAACTCAAACATCTGTAAAGTCTAGGGAGCATTGAGCTGTTCAGAAAGGATTACTACGGTAAATTCATATACAGAAGAATCTAACCTCTCTTGACCCTGAAATTCTAAAACTAAGACACTGCAAACAGGATATAGTACTTGTGTTCAGTTGATAAGCCCAATATAGTGGGAACGGAAGGAGGCAGTCTCTAGCTGTTATATACAGAACAAGTGGACATGTCCTCCATAACCGAAATAAAAACTTACCAGAGAAGCCTGTACAGTACTTCCCCACACAGACTTCATCTTATAAAGTTACAGGCAATTTGGAATCTACAGAGCATCATCTCAGGATTCAGTGTGAATATGGCAATCCCTTTTCCTTCCAACAAGAAGCTGACTGCTCTCAGGCAGCCTGGTTCCAAAGATAATAGCAAGTGGCAGCTTAAAACATCTACTCGGCTGCACCATGACACTGTGACCTTTCTATCGGCAGAGGCTGTTTTAATCATttctagtgcctggcacacattaGGAGCACAATTGGTACTtgccaaatgaatgaaacaaTTCCCAGC
Above is a window of Camelus dromedarius isolate mCamDro1 chromosome 18, mCamDro1.pat, whole genome shotgun sequence DNA encoding:
- the TBC1D20 gene encoding TBC1 domain family member 20 isoform X2, whose amino-acid sequence is MAISEGGLLTDEIRRKVWPKLLNVNTNDPPPISGKDLRQISKDYQQVLLDVRRSLRRFPPGMPEEQREGLQEELIDIILLILERNPQLHYYQGYHDIVVTFLLVVGERLATSLVEKLSTHHLRDFMDPTMDNTKHILNYLMPIIDQVNPELHDFMQSAEVGTIFALSWLITWFGHVLSDFRHVVRLYDFFLACHPLMPIYFAAVIVLYREQEVLDCDCDMASVHHLLSQIPQDLPYETLISRAGDLFVQFPPSELAREAAAQQRAEKTAASTFKDFELASAQQRPDMVLRQRFRGLLRTEDRTKDVLTKPRTNRFVKLAVMGLTVALGAAALAVVKSALEWAPKFQLQLFP
- the TBC1D20 gene encoding TBC1 domain family member 20 isoform X1; the encoded protein is MALRSAQGDGPTSSCWDGGAEKADFNAKRKKKVAEIYQALNSDPADVAALRRMAISEGGLLTDEIRRKVWPKLLNVNTNDPPPISGKDLRQISKDYQQVLLDVRRSLRRFPPGMPEEQREGLQEELIDIILLILERNPQLHYYQGYHDIVVTFLLVVGERLATSLVEKLSTHHLRDFMDPTMDNTKHILNYLMPIIDQVNPELHDFMQSAEVGTIFALSWLITWFGHVLSDFRHVVRLYDFFLACHPLMPIYFAAVIVLYREQEVLDCDCDMASVHHLLSQIPQDLPYETLISRAGDLFVQFPPSELAREAAAQQRAEKTAASTFKDFELASAQQRPDMVLRQRFRGLLRTEDRTKDVLTKPRTNRFVKLAVMGLTVALGAAALAVVKSALEWAPKFQLQLFP